The Eleginops maclovinus isolate JMC-PN-2008 ecotype Puerto Natales chromosome 24, JC_Emac_rtc_rv5, whole genome shotgun sequence genome contains a region encoding:
- the LOC134860671 gene encoding protein FAM200A-like, whose protein sequence is MVACDSLMVMSCVANLTYYSLRTVLRAKLTYIYKHSRREYFKIGCSTANICYICTSLAIYLAPMDRFVVRKVPEGQAAMTEGQAATTEGQAATIGQGQASEASTSQKRRKRKYNEEYVKYGFTVTTDRAGEEVPLCFVCSTILCNEAMKPSKLTRHMETHHVHLKAKPVEYMQQMLRDFKGQQATMRKSAKINENALKASYLVALRVAKSKKPHTIAEQLILPAAIDMCRAMVSEECANKLKTIPLSDNTIGRRIGEMANDVKDQLMAKLQTVLFSLQIDETTDVTNDAQLLTFVRYEDSGTMCEEFLFCKPLPGRTTGVEIFKALDDFFTEHNISWQRCVALCSDGARAMSGSKTGLFAHVRRVAPGVIWTHCLIHREALASKDLSVELSGVFDVVVKTVNFIKRNALNTRLFSSLCHDLGSEHSSLLYHSEVRWLSRGAVLARVFELRGAIYEFLCEKHSDLASNFNDSYWLTKLAYLTDVFAELNKLNSSMQGRDANVMQLYEKLDAFVKKMSKWIERVESNNLAMFPSVEEYPDSTDINDTICEHLRKLVRQFAKYFTDSEEWRRDSKWILLPFSDDASVGSSLTAVEEDKLIEMSTDSVRRHMYDTQPLVKFWISCQTEFPQLAAKAMRCLLPFPTTYLCESGFSTLAYLKNKYRARLDPENDMRLSLSTISPRIDRLCGLHHAQISH, encoded by the coding sequence atggtagcctgtgattcgctaatggtaatgagttgcgtcgctaacctcacttattattcattacgtacagtcttgcgagcaaagttgacatacatttataagcatagccgacgagagtattttaagataggttgtagtacagcaaacatttgttacatatgtactagtctagctatatatctagcaccaatggatcgttttgtagtgaggaaagtgccagagggacaggctgccatgacagagggtcaggctgccacgacagagggacaggccgccacgatagggcaaggacaggcttccgaagcgtcaacttcgcaaaaaagacgaaaaagaaaatacaatgaggaatatgttaaatatggattcacagtgacgacagacagagcaggagaggaggtaccactgtgtttcgtatgttcaacaattctctgtaatgaagctatgaagccgtcgaaacttacgcggcatatggagacgcatcacgtccacttgaaggccaaacccgttgagtacatgcaacagatgttgcgtgatttcaaaggacagcaggctaccatgaggaagagtgcaaaaataaatgaaaacgcactgaaagcatcgtatctggtcgctctcagggttgcaaaaagtaagaagccccataccattgcagagcagcttatattgccagcagccatagatatgtgcagagctatggtaagcgaagaatgtgccaacaaattaaaaactattccgttgtcagacaacacaatcggaagacgaattggggaaatggcaaatgatgtcaaagaccagctgatggcaaaacttcagacagttctgttttcccttcaaatcgacgagacgacagatgttactaatgatgcgcaactgttaacatttgtgcgatacgaggacagtggcactatgtgcgaggaatttcttttttgcaaaccactgcccgggcgaactaccggtgtagaaatatttaaagcactggacgattttttcacggagcacaatatctcgtggcagaggtgcgttgcattatgcagcgatggggcccgagccatgagtggcagcaagactggactgtttgcgcatgtaaggagggtggctccgggggtaatttggacacactgcctgattcatagagaggctctcgcctccaaagatctcagtgttgagctcagtggtgtgtttgatgtcgttgtcaagacggtcaacttcataaaacgaaacgcattgaatacacgcctgttttcatccctatgccatgacttgggaagtgaacacagctctctcctttatcattcagaggtgcgttggctgtctcgcggcgctgtgctcgcccgtgtgtttgaactacgcggagctatctacgagttcttgtgcgagaagcattctgatctggcttccaatttcaacgatagttactggttaactaagctggcgtacctcacagatgtttttgcagagctgaacaagttgaacagctccatgcaagggagagatgcaaacgtcatgcagctctacgagaagctcgacgcatttgtgaaaaaaatgtcaaagtggatcgaacgagtggagagcaataacttggcgatgtttccttcagttgaggaataccctgacagcactgacatcaacgacactatatgtgagcatttgaggaagcttgtgcgtcaattcgcaaagtacttcactgattcggaagagtggcgccgtgacagcaagtggatcctgctcccattcagtgacgatgcatcagtagggtcaagtctgacggctgtggaagaggataagctgattgagatgtccacagactctgtcaggaggcatatgtacgacacacagccccttgttaaattctggataagttgccagacagaatttccacagcttgctgcaaaagcaatgaggtgtcttttgccctttccaaccacatacctgtgtgagagtggtttttctacactggcgtacttaaagaataagtacagggctaggcttgatccagagaatgacatgagactgtctctgtctaccatttcgccacgaatagacaggctgtgtggacttcaccacgcccagatatcacactga